The genomic interval AGGGGCGGAGGTGCTGGAGGCAGAGGGGTAGAAATTGTAACCTCTCCCCTGCTCCCCTGCCTATACAATGAGCTGGTATAGCTATTGGTTTGCTAGTTTCTAAATCTTCTAGACCAAGAGATAAGATACTGCAAGTACCAGAGAAACTTCAGCTACCATTAAAGTAGCTCCTAAGACTGTCGATCCTATTTTTGCTAATCTAACTAAGCATCCAGTAAAATTGGTTATACTAGTAGTAACTGTGGTACCAGCACAGGTTGTAACTGAAGCTAAAGTGCTAGTTCCTCCTCTAGCAATAGATCGGAAATATTAGCTCCACTGAAATAGGTTTTGCTGGAATAGCTTGCTAGAGGCTTGGCTGGGGTAGAGAAGGCTTAAGATATTCCCATTGGCGCTTTTGGATTGGATGAGCTAAAGCTGTCGTGAGAAATCTTAATTCATCTGTAACTACCCCCATAATGCCAGAAGCTTTCAAGCAAGCTTCTAAATAGAACTTAGCGAGTTAGCATCTATGCTGGAATAAGTTGGTCAACCCCTTACCAGCTTGTAGATTCCGTAACCAAGTACACCAGCTCCCGCAAGTGCTAAAGGAACTCCTGTTGCGCCTAAAGCTACTCCTCCTACTGATGCCATCACCTGTGCTGTGCTTCCTAAGGTTGCAGCTATACCAGTTGCAGTCCCAGCAGCAACAGTACTAGTTCCAAGCCCAGCAGCAACAGTACTAGTTCCAAGCCCAGCAGCAACAGTACTAGTTCCAAGCCCAGCAGCAACAGCGTTACTCACACCAACTCCAATAGCTGCTGCATCAACAACTAACTTTGCTCCAGCCCCAGTCATGGCAATGCCTCCTGTAGTAGATACGCCCCCAACAGCAGCTGCGTCTTTAGGATTCATTAAAAACCTCCATTTTGATAGTAAAGGAATGTGAAGTAAGCGGCTCTGATTCCAAAAGCAAAACCAACAATAATCGTGCTAAGTCCGGCCACAACAACTGGAAGAGGGAAAAGAGCAATTTTGGCACTGACAAAAGTAATCCCAGTAAGGACTAAAACTGCCGACAAGGTTGCACTAATACCTGCTTCCCTTAAATGTGACAAAGGCATAGGTCTTAACCACCATTAACTTAATTCCATATTCATGTATATATCAAGTTTGTATAGTATGTCAACAAACTTGATAATAATCTAATATGGATATAGTTAGGATATACTTTATAGTTAAGCTCAAAAACTGGAAAGTCCCTCTGTCCAAGAATTTAAGTACAAAATTAAACTTGGCCTGTAAAGATTAACCCAGTTCTTAACCATCCATATCTAATGACGTAAAATCGTGAGTAAGAAGACAAAAGAGCAAGCCCTTGTAATTTCAGCTTTAGAGGAAGACCTGCTGACACTTCTATACCAACGTAGTTTGTATGGACTGGAATTTGTTAATGCTATTAAAGAAGCAAGCAGGGGAACTCGTGAGTTAGGCTTAGGGAGCCTTTACCCTACCTTGGCAAGATTGGAGAAGAATAAATTAGTTACTTGGCGTTGGGGAGATGAACAAACTGGCCCACGGCGCAAGTATTACGACATCACTCCTTTTGGCAGAGCTACTTTAGAAAACACGTGGCGATTTCGCAAAGCCTTACTGGAATGCTCTGTGGAAGCTGAGTCTGAAACTTTTGAACATGAAAATCAATCCGTAGTCGGTGAGACAAAATCTCTAATGTCAAAATTTTCTAAAGAATAAGGTAAGAAAATATACTAAAATAACAAATATTTATTTTTCAGCCTAGTTTAAGGTAGCAATTGTGAGAAATTGGAAACAAGCAATTATTACTCAAATTGTAAAATGGCTTACTTTGCTTTTACCAGAAGGTTGTCAAGCTGATATCTTTGCATTTCAACAACAATTAGAGCTTGAACAACAGAATAACACTGAGATTCAGCTAGAAATATTAAAAGTAGTAAAAGATGCTTATATAGGATTATTGAAAAGTATTCCTACAAATTTAATAACCTTTTTGGAAAAATTAAATCCAAATTATTGGACTATCCAGATATATGGTACTAATTACTATCCTCAAGCCTTAGCTCAAGTAGAAACAGAATTTTTAAAAGATTACTATAATATCAATCATAAATCAATGCAAATATCAGGCATTGCATTAATTATATTTTATATAATACTTGGGGTTTTAGATATTTGGTGCTTGCCAGAAGTAAAAGTTACTGCTTGGCTAATCAAACTGTTTGTTTGTTTTATGCTATTTTTAACAACTTATCTGGCTTTTTGTCCAATAGTATTCAATAGATATAATCAGCAAATTATAAGCTTTTCTTTAGTAACAACAGTATTAGGAATAATTTTATGTATGAGCTTATCACGTATTGATGAACTGGGTTATCATACTTACTACGGAGCTTTGTTGTTAATTATATTTTATACCTATTTAAACTCTGGTTTAAGATTCTTCAATGCGTTGATTGTAAGCAGCATTCTACTATTTGGATATGGAGTAATGAATTATGTAAACCAATCAACAATATTAGATTTACACATTAATAATTTAAGACATTTTAATAATTATTTTTTTTTAATTAGTAGTTTAATTGCAGGAGCCTCAGCCTCTAATCTCCTAGAAAGAACTATAAGATTAAACTTTTTAATTCGCTATACTATATCAAACTCATTTTTAGAATTTTTAAACTTTTTTGAATTCAATAAACCTGAACAATTCTTTGAGAATATTAGCAAAATTAGAATTTCACCACAGATTCTGGAAAAATTTCTGCATCAAAGCTTTGTTTCTGTTCCCGACACTAATTTTTTATATTATAAAGAAGGTTTTTTATCCAAAGAGAAATCATTACTTAAATTACCAATAAAGTTTAAATCTGAAATCGAAGAAGCGAAAATAAAAAGTTTTAAAAAATACTATGCAATAATGTTATTTAAAAAAATTTTAAGCTCTACTTTTCAATTTGTAAAAGGTGTTTTTTTATGGATACAAGATATTAACCTAATTTTTATTAAAAAGCATTATTGTTCTGATTAT from Trichormus variabilis 0441 carries:
- a CDS encoding PadR family transcriptional regulator codes for the protein MSKKTKEQALVISALEEDLLTLLYQRSLYGLEFVNAIKEASRGTRELGLGSLYPTLARLEKNKLVTWRWGDEQTGPRRKYYDITPFGRATLENTWRFRKALLECSVEAESETFEHENQSVVGETKSLMSKFSKE